The Halomicronema hongdechloris C2206 genome includes a window with the following:
- a CDS encoding alpha/beta fold hydrolase yields MTRATILGVPHEYSLTPPTSAGAVLVFIHGWLLSRGYWSPLVQQLASQCQCLTYDLRGFGHSQGDLQQHCSHIPAVAGELGASTSPFSLAAYAGDLGTLLATLGLNKVWLVGHSLGGSIALWTALCYPERVRGVICLNAGGGIYLKQEFERFRQAGRQIVGFRPAWLRYFPFLGWPFTRLMVARPLDYRWGWQRLLDLLQADEAAALGALLESTTEAEVHRLPQVVASLRQPAYFMAGAADRVMAPRYVHHLASFHHLFDSVDSNVIELPRCGHMAMVECPEQVAEHIQALLVRHQQLVNSGVDSQEILHQSPNTSKNG; encoded by the coding sequence ATGACCCGTGCAACCATTCTAGGGGTACCTCACGAATACTCCCTCACGCCTCCCACCTCTGCTGGAGCCGTTTTAGTGTTTATCCACGGTTGGTTGCTGAGCCGTGGATACTGGAGTCCCCTTGTTCAGCAATTGGCGTCTCAGTGTCAATGCCTAACCTATGATTTGCGAGGGTTTGGCCACTCCCAAGGAGATTTGCAGCAGCATTGTTCCCACATTCCGGCAGTTGCAGGGGAGTTAGGGGCATCTACGTCTCCCTTTAGCTTGGCCGCCTATGCTGGGGATTTAGGAACGCTGCTAGCTACCCTAGGGCTGAATAAGGTCTGGTTGGTGGGCCATTCCCTGGGGGGAAGCATCGCCTTGTGGACAGCCCTCTGTTACCCAGAGCGGGTGCGAGGTGTCATCTGTCTGAATGCGGGGGGAGGGATTTACCTAAAGCAGGAGTTTGAGCGGTTTCGCCAGGCAGGGCGCCAAATTGTGGGATTTCGTCCCGCTTGGCTACGGTATTTTCCCTTTCTGGGCTGGCCGTTTACCCGTTTAATGGTGGCACGACCCTTGGACTATCGCTGGGGCTGGCAGCGGCTGTTGGATTTATTGCAGGCGGATGAGGCAGCAGCCTTAGGGGCTTTGTTGGAATCTACCACGGAAGCAGAAGTCCATCGCTTGCCCCAGGTAGTGGCTAGTCTACGGCAGCCGGCTTATTTCATGGCCGGGGCGGCAGATCGGGTGATGGCTCCCCGCTATGTTCATCATTTAGCTAGTTTTCACCATCTCTTCGATAGTGTTGACAGCAATGTGATCGAGTTGCCTCGGTGCGGTCATATGGCCATGGTGGAATGTCCTGAGCAGGTGGCAGAGCATATTCAGGCACTGTTGGTGCGCCATCAACAATTGGTCAACTCGGGAGTTGACAGTCAGGAGATCTTGCACCAGAGCCCGAATACCTCTAAAAATGGGTAG